One genomic segment of Falco cherrug isolate bFalChe1 chromosome 13, bFalChe1.pri, whole genome shotgun sequence includes these proteins:
- the KLHDC3 gene encoding kelch domain-containing protein 3 yields MLRWAVHLEGGPRRVNHAAVAVGHKVYSFGGYCSGEDYETLRQIDVHVFNAVSLRWIKLPPVWTNSRDHVREVPYMRYGHSAVLIDDTVYIWGGRNDTEGACNVLYAFDVNTHKWFTPKVSGMVPGARDGHSACVLAKSMFIFGGYEQLADCFSNDIHKLDTTNMMWTLISAKGTPARWRDFHSATIIGTKMYVFGGRADRFGPFHSNNEIYCNRIKVFDTETNSWLDSPPTPVLPEGRRSHSAFSYNGELYVFGGYNARLNRHFHDLWKFNPVSLSWRKIEPKGKGPCPRRRQCCCRVGDKIILFGGTSPSPEEGMGDEFDLMDHSDLYILDFSPSLKTLCKLAVIQYSLDQSCLPHDIRWELSAMTTNSTISRPIVSSQG; encoded by the exons ATGCTACGGTGGGCAGTGCACTTGGAAGGTGGGCCGCGGAGGGTGAACCACGCGGCCGTGGCCGTCGGGCACAAGGTCTATTCCTTTGGCGGATACTGTTCTGGAGAAGACTATGAGACTCTGCGGCAGATTGACGTCCATGTTTTTAATGCAG TGTCTCTGCGCTGGATCAAACTGCCTCCAGTGTGGACAAACAGCCGAGACCATGTGAGAGAAGTGCCCTACATGAGGTATGGGCACTCAGCAGTGCTCATAGACGACACTGTCTACATATGGGGCGGTCGCAACGACACTGAGGGAGCCTGCAATGTGCTCTATGCCTTTGATGTCA acacacacaagtGGTTCACGCCGAAAGTGTCTGGAATGGTCCCAGGAGCAAGAGATGGGCACTCAGCCTGTGTCCTGGCAAAGAGCATGTTTATCTTTGGAGGCTATGAACAGCTG GCTGACTGCTTTTCAAACGATATCCATAAATTGGACACCACAAACATGATGTGGACCTTAATCTCTGCCAAG GGTACACCAGCTCGCTGGAGAGACTTCCACTCCGCTACCATCATTGGAACAAAGATGTACGTATTTGGTGGCAGAGCTGATCGTTTTGGGCCATTTCACTCCAACAATGAGATCTACTGTAACCGCATTAAAGTGTTTGATACAGAAACAAACTCCTGGCTGGACTCCCCTCCAACTCCAGTGCTCCCTGAAGGCCGGCGGAGCCATTCGGCAT TCAGCTACAATGGGGAGCTGTATGTATTTGGTGGCTACAACGCACGCCTGAACAGACACTTCCACGACCTCTGGAAATTCAATCCAG TTTCTCTTTCTTGGAGGAAGATCGAGCCCAAGGGGAAAGGCCCATGTCCTCGACGCcggcagtgctgctgcagagtgggGGACAAAATCATTCTCTTTGGAGGCACCAG CCCGTCTCCAGAGGAAGGAATGGGTGATGAATTCGACCTGATGGATCACTCCGATCTCTACATCCTCGACTTCA GCCCCAGTCTAAAGACACTGTGTAAGCTAGCGGTGATTCAGTACAGCCTGGACCAGTCCTGCCTTCCCCATGACATCAG ATGGGAGCTCTCGGCCATGACAACAAACAGCACCATCAGCCGCCCCATTGTCTCCTCCCAGGGCTGA
- the NPAS4 gene encoding neuronal PAS domain-containing protein 4, which translates to MTIFCTHCHRPLQAEMSCLPRRGKQGPGPSKPFRSTKSASKARRDQINAEVQALRSLLPISAQEKERLSYLHTMALVCLWLRGAQLFPPGTHGTALPVGPALGAELLSLLPGFLLVLLANGKLAYISENVDQVLGLSVVELLAQGDMVFDILDGRVHEEVHKKLLLAQEEPGREVTFVSEMRTSKAFRLQHGGNRAVAVCGRFMALRWPASPSSTAFLALCTPVTRLPADSNTSSPDDLFQSTHILDMTFTNVTESVTYHLGYHREELIGQSWYSLLHPEDADLAAAQHRAVAQGAEAGPAVLRVLRADRTWAWLRVAARRDGGGRFITCTSRCLRREEAAYLRARHPARRPAAPIAPPGRELSLLAAQLRALADSLSPPSAATAQACAWPETAAFPPPPLPAGPPQ; encoded by the exons atgACCATCTTCTGCACCCACTGCCACAGGCCGCTACAGGCAGAGAtgagctgcctgcccaggaGGGGCAAGCAGGGGCCCGGTCCCTCGAAGCCTTTCAG GTCAACCAAGAGTGCCTCCAAGGCTCGCCGAGACCAGATCAATGCAGAGGTGCAGGCGCTGCGCTCCCTGCTGCCCATCTCAGCACAGGAGAAGGAACGACTCTCCTACCTCCACACCATGGCCCTTGTGTGCCTCTGGCTGCGGGGGGCTCAGCTGTTCCCTCCAGGTACCCATGGCACTGCTCTCCCTGTGGGACCAGCCCTCGGTGCGGAGCTGCTCTCACTGCTGCCAGGGTTTCTGCTTGTGCTTTTGGCCAACGGCAAGCTGGCCTACATCTCAGAGAATGTGGATCAGGTCCTGGGCCTCTCTGTG GTGGAGCTGCTTGCCCAGGGGGACATGGTCTTTGACATCCTGGATGGGCGAGTGCAcgaggaggtgcacaagaagctcCTCCTTGCCCAGGAGGAGCCTGGCAGGG AAGTCACATTTGTCAGCGAGATGCGCACATCCAAGGCCTTCCGGCTGCAGCATGGGGGAAATCGGGCTGTAGCAGTGTGTGGGCGCTTCATGGCCCTGCGCTGGCCAGCCTCCCCCTCCAGCACGGCCTTCCTGGCCCTCTGCACGCCAGTCACACGGTTGCCTGCAGACAGCAATACCAGTTCCCCGGATGACCTATTCCAGAGCACGCACATCCTAGACATGACATTTACCAATGTCACAGAGAG TGTCACCTACCACCTCGGCTACCACAGGGAGGAACTGATTGGCCAGTCGTGGTACAGCCTCCTGCACCCTGAGGATGCTGACCTCgcagctgcccagcacagggctgtgg CGCAGGGGGCCGAGGCGGGGCCCGCGGTGCTCCGTGTGCTGCGCGCAGACCGCACCTGGGCCTGGCTGCGGGTGGCGGCCCGGCGGGACGGCGGCGGCCGCTTCATCACCTGCACCAGCCGCTGCCTCAG gagggaggaggcgGCCTATCTGCGCGCCCGACacccggcccgccgccccgcggcgcCCATCGCCCCGCCGGGACGGGAGCTGAGCCTGCTGGCTGCGCAGCTCCGCGCCCTGGCCGACAGCCTCTCGCCGCCCTCCGCCGCGACGGCCCAGGCCTGTGCCTGGCCCGAAACCGCGGCCTttccgccgccgccgctccccgccgggccgccccaATAA